One Zymoseptoria tritici IPO323 chromosome 3, whole genome shotgun sequence genomic region harbors:
- the MgPel3 gene encoding putative pectate lyase (Pectate Lyase), whose product MLPYFFLLLAASASLVNASPAVHGAEQYRQGVVDLPLGYASLNGGMHGGQGGRVTIVSDLTALTNAAADPNPHIIYVNGTISGAAMVRVASYTTILGIENSSQLIGIGLAIKKVNNVIVRNLAISRVQASTGDAISIQYAKNVWIDHMDLSSDMDHDKDHYDGLLDITHGSDWVTVSNTFFHDHYKASLIGHSDSNSAEDQGHLHVTYHNNHFSNIYSRMPSIRFGTVHIFNSYYDGGDTAVNARMGAQVLVESSVFAGVKDPVTSENSKLKGGAVVNGCDLGGKASKAQEGNLKTVPYGYNRLRSGEVRDAVVGVAGNTLKLG is encoded by the exons ATGCTTCCGtatttcttcctcctcctggcAGCGTCTGCGTCGCTCGTCAATGCCTCGCCCGCCGTTCATGGCGCCGAGCAGTACAGACAAGGAGTCGTCGATTTACCACTTGGCTATGCCTCTTTGAACGGCGGCATGCATGGTGGGCAAGGTGGTCGGGTCACAATTGTATCTGACCTGACTGCTCTCACTAATGCGGCCGCCGACCCGAATCCCCACATCATCTACGTCAATGGAACGATTTCGGGAGCTGCTATGGTAAGGGTCGCTAGCTACACGACGATTCTGG GCATCGAAAACTCTAGCCAACTCATCGGCATCGGTTTGGCCATCAAGAAGGTCAACAATGTCATCGTTCGCAACCTTGCTATCAGCAGAGTTCAGGCCTCGACTGGCGATGCCATCTCCATTCAGTACGCGAAGAACGTCTGGATCGATCACAT GGACCTCTCCTCCGACATGGACCACGACAAAGACCACTACGATGGTCTCCTCGACATCACCCACGGCAGCGATTGGGTCACCGTCTCGAACACCTTCTTCCACGACCACT ACAAAGCCTCCCTCATCGGCCACTCGGACTCCAACTCCGCCGAAGACCAAGGCCACCTCCACGTAACCTACCACAACAACCACTTCTCCAACATCTACTCCCGCATGCCGTCCATCCGCTTCGGCACCGTGCACATTTTCAATTCCTACTACGACGGCGGCGACACCGCCGTCAACGCCCGCATGGGCGCCCAGGTTCTCGTGGAGAGCTCAGTGTTCGCGGGAGTGAAAGATCCGGTGACGAGTGAGAACTCGAAATTGAAGGGGGGTGCGGTTGTGAATGGGTGTGATTTGGGTGGGAAGGCGAGTAAGGCGCAGGAGGGGAATTTGAAGACCGTGCCGTATGGGTATAATCGGTTGAGGAGTGGGGAGGTGAGAGATGCGGTTGTGGGTGTGGCGGGGAATACGCTCAAGTTGGGTTGA